The proteins below are encoded in one region of Desulfobotulus mexicanus:
- the nifJ gene encoding pyruvate:ferredoxin (flavodoxin) oxidoreductase, with protein MAAKEKKLMTIDGNTAAAHVAYAFSDLATIYPITPSTPIGEISDAWAADGRKNIFGQPVTVRQLQSEAGAAGAMHGALAAGTYTSTFTASQGLLLMIPNMYKMSGELLPAVFHVTARAVAAHALSIFGDHQDVMACRQTSFALLCSNSVQEAMDMALVAHLAAIEGRVPFLHFFDGFRTSHEVQKIEAIDYEDMAKLVNREAVAEFKHHAMNPEHPEIRGTAQNPDIYFQGREACNIFYDELPHVVTDYMKKVSALTGRQYNLFDYVGHPEAERVIVAMGSACETIEETIDYLVEKGERVGLVKVRLYRPFVNEAFLAALPSTVERITVLDRTKEPGAIGEPLYLDVCTAFMEHGEAPGIVGGRYGLGSKEFTPSMVKTVYDNMKGFAPKNHFTIGITDDVTHTSLEVKEQIDTAPKGTVRCKFYGLGSDGTVGANKTAIKIIGDHTDLYAQAYFSYDSKKSGGITVSHLRFGKTPIKSTYLVNTPDFVAVHKTNYVQLYDVLDGIMDGGTFLLNTHWTAEELENELPADMRRTIAAKNIKVYTIDAVKIASEIGLGNRINMVMQTAFFKLSGVLPFEEAIDLLKKDIAKTYGNKGEAIVSMNIKAVEKALDALVAIPVPASWATAVKRTAGDMDEPEFIQNVMRPMLAQKGDDLPVSAFSPDGVFPVGTTLYEKRGVAIAVPEWIMDNCIQCNQCSYVCPHAAIIPILATDDELEGAPADFKVMEAKGKELEGMKFRIQVNTLDCYGCGNCVDICPAKTPALIMKPLETQTTVEVPNHEFSLTVPFKAGIMNRESVKGSQFVKPLMEFSGACAGCGETPYVKLLTQLFGERMFISNATGCSSIWGGSAPSAPYCTNEDGHGPTWGNSLFEDTAEFGYGKMIAVKHRREGIAQLVKEALELDLDAEVKAAMQEWLDTMWDGKKSPVTGRRMEAALATAPAHDIIDQILDQADLFVKKSHWIFGGDGWAYDIGFGGLDHVLASGEDINILVMDTEVYSNTGGQSSKATPTGAIAKFAASGKKTAKKDLGRMMMSYGYVYVASVSMGANKQQVLKAFVEAENYPGPSIVICYAPCINQGIKKGMGKTQEEMKLAVQSGYWPLYRFNPLLEEEGKNPFVLESKAPDGTLQEFLSGENRFAMLEKSFPEESKKLRASIEADYARRYAALKYMADAKGSAE; from the coding sequence CCATGTGGCCTATGCCTTCAGCGATCTTGCCACCATTTATCCCATTACCCCGTCCACTCCCATCGGTGAAATTTCCGATGCCTGGGCAGCAGACGGGCGTAAAAATATCTTCGGTCAGCCCGTGACCGTGCGCCAGCTCCAGTCCGAAGCCGGTGCTGCTGGGGCCATGCACGGCGCCCTTGCCGCAGGAACATACACTTCCACATTCACGGCATCCCAGGGGCTTCTGCTCATGATCCCCAACATGTACAAGATGTCAGGCGAACTCCTGCCCGCCGTCTTCCATGTAACGGCCCGTGCCGTGGCAGCCCATGCCCTTTCCATCTTCGGGGATCATCAGGATGTCATGGCCTGCCGCCAGACAAGCTTTGCCCTGCTCTGCTCCAATTCCGTGCAGGAAGCCATGGACATGGCCCTTGTAGCCCACCTTGCAGCCATTGAAGGAAGGGTTCCCTTCCTCCACTTCTTTGACGGCTTCCGTACCTCCCATGAAGTTCAGAAAATTGAAGCCATCGATTATGAAGACATGGCAAAGCTTGTGAACCGTGAAGCAGTAGCAGAGTTCAAGCACCATGCCATGAACCCCGAGCATCCTGAAATCCGCGGTACTGCCCAGAACCCGGACATCTACTTCCAGGGCCGTGAAGCCTGCAACATATTCTATGATGAACTGCCCCATGTGGTTACAGACTACATGAAAAAGGTCTCCGCACTTACGGGAAGACAGTACAATCTCTTTGATTATGTGGGTCATCCCGAGGCGGAACGTGTAATTGTTGCCATGGGTTCTGCCTGTGAAACCATTGAAGAGACCATTGATTACCTCGTGGAAAAGGGCGAGCGTGTTGGCCTTGTCAAAGTCCGCCTTTACCGCCCCTTTGTGAACGAGGCTTTCCTTGCTGCCCTGCCCTCCACTGTAGAGCGCATCACCGTACTCGACCGCACCAAAGAGCCGGGTGCCATTGGTGAGCCCCTCTACCTTGATGTCTGCACTGCCTTCATGGAGCACGGCGAAGCCCCCGGTATCGTGGGCGGACGCTATGGTCTGGGTTCCAAGGAATTCACACCCTCCATGGTTAAAACCGTTTATGACAACATGAAGGGCTTTGCCCCCAAAAACCACTTCACCATCGGCATCACCGATGATGTGACCCACACCTCCCTTGAGGTAAAAGAGCAGATTGATACCGCTCCCAAAGGTACGGTTCGCTGCAAGTTCTACGGCCTTGGTTCCGATGGTACCGTAGGTGCCAACAAAACCGCCATCAAGATTATCGGCGACCATACGGATCTTTATGCTCAGGCATACTTCTCCTATGACTCCAAAAAATCCGGCGGCATCACCGTCAGCCATCTTCGTTTTGGTAAAACCCCCATCAAGTCCACCTACCTTGTCAACACCCCGGACTTTGTGGCTGTACACAAAACCAATTATGTACAGCTTTATGATGTGCTGGATGGCATTATGGACGGCGGCACCTTCCTGCTCAACACCCACTGGACAGCTGAAGAGCTGGAAAATGAGCTGCCTGCAGATATGCGCCGTACCATTGCAGCAAAAAACATCAAGGTTTACACCATAGATGCCGTGAAAATCGCCTCTGAAATCGGCCTTGGTAACCGCATCAACATGGTTATGCAAACCGCCTTCTTCAAGCTTTCCGGCGTACTGCCCTTTGAAGAAGCTATTGATCTCCTTAAAAAAGACATTGCCAAAACCTATGGCAACAAGGGTGAGGCTATAGTTTCCATGAACATTAAGGCCGTGGAAAAGGCTCTGGATGCTCTGGTTGCAATACCCGTTCCCGCTTCATGGGCAACGGCGGTCAAAAGAACCGCAGGTGACATGGACGAGCCCGAATTCATCCAGAATGTCATGCGTCCCATGCTGGCCCAGAAAGGTGATGACCTGCCCGTATCCGCCTTCTCTCCCGACGGCGTCTTCCCCGTAGGCACCACCCTTTATGAAAAACGGGGTGTTGCCATCGCCGTACCCGAATGGATCATGGATAACTGCATCCAGTGCAACCAGTGCTCCTATGTCTGCCCCCATGCAGCCATCATCCCCATTCTCGCCACAGATGACGAGCTGGAAGGTGCCCCCGCAGACTTTAAAGTCATGGAAGCCAAGGGCAAAGAGCTGGAAGGCATGAAGTTCCGCATTCAGGTCAACACCCTTGACTGCTACGGCTGCGGTAACTGTGTGGACATCTGCCCCGCCAAAACTCCTGCTCTGATCATGAAGCCCCTGGAAACCCAGACTACAGTGGAAGTACCCAACCACGAATTCTCCCTCACCGTGCCCTTCAAGGCCGGCATCATGAACAGGGAATCCGTAAAAGGTTCCCAGTTTGTAAAACCCCTCATGGAATTCTCCGGCGCCTGCGCAGGCTGCGGAGAGACTCCCTATGTAAAACTTCTCACCCAGCTCTTTGGTGAGCGCATGTTCATCTCCAACGCCACGGGCTGTTCCTCCATCTGGGGCGGCAGTGCGCCCAGCGCACCCTACTGCACCAATGAAGACGGACACGGACCCACCTGGGGCAACTCCCTGTTTGAGGATACAGCCGAATTCGGCTACGGCAAAATGATTGCCGTCAAGCACCGCCGTGAAGGTATAGCCCAGCTGGTAAAAGAAGCCCTTGAGCTGGATCTGGATGCCGAGGTTAAGGCAGCCATGCAGGAATGGCTGGATACCATGTGGGACGGCAAAAAATCCCCAGTAACAGGACGCCGCATGGAAGCTGCCCTGGCAACGGCCCCTGCCCATGATATCATCGATCAAATTCTGGATCAGGCAGATCTCTTTGTAAAAAAATCCCACTGGATCTTCGGTGGTGACGGCTGGGCCTATGACATCGGGTTCGGCGGCCTTGACCATGTTCTGGCTTCAGGAGAAGACATCAATATCCTTGTCATGGACACGGAAGTTTACTCCAACACCGGCGGTCAGTCTTCCAAGGCAACACCTACGGGTGCCATTGCAAAGTTTGCCGCATCCGGCAAGAAAACGGCCAAAAAAGACCTTGGCCGCATGATGATGAGCTACGGCTATGTGTATGTAGCCTCCGTATCCATGGGTGCCAACAAGCAGCAGGTTCTCAAAGCCTTTGTGGAAGCGGAAAACTACCCCGGACCTTCCATTGTAATCTGCTATGCCCCCTGCATCAATCAGGGCATCAAAAAGGGCATGGGCAAGACTCAGGAAGAAATGAAGCTGGCTGTTCAGTCCGGTTACTGGCCGCTTTACCGCTTCAATCCCCTACTGGAAGAAGAGGGCAAGAATCCCTTTGTTCTGGAGTCCAAAGCTCCGGACGGAACCCTGCAGGAATTCCTTTCCGGTGAAAACCGCTTTGCCATGCTGGAAAAGAGCTTCCCCGAGGAATCTAAAAAACTCAGGGCTTCCATTGAAGCAGATTACGCAAGACGTTATGCAGCCTTGAAATACATGGCAGACGCCAAGGGCAGCGCAGAATAA
- the phaC gene encoding class I poly(R)-hydroxyalkanoic acid synthase, which yields MEKEIASSGFDLDRIYDLMIKFTSKQKSYVDALSKNKVKSELPAPGVMFDFFEVFQKMALNPGNLLNLSFKMMKDYNEVSSSIVGNLLDPQEKEEKQEKDKRFSGEEWNKTPFFQFMKDLYLLNVKTLSEAVSNVEGIEAVKKKRVEFYTKQFLEAVSPSNFLATNPELLKYTFDHKGENIFEGIDNFLDDVNCEDGSLNIRISDDTAFMLGENIALSKGSVVYQNDILQLIQYSPTTDKVFKIPVLISPPFINKYYILDINEKISMVKWLVDQGYTVFVISWVNPSTEHASKRYEDYVLEGHIEVLDVIEKITKVKKISAIGYCTGGTILATTAAYLESKKQQRFASLTYMATLIDFSEPGEIGNFLDQSQVKKITEDIKKVGYLDGRHLAKTFNMLKPSDLIWSYAVNSYIKGRDPVPFDILYWNSDSTNLPAGMYAFYLQNMYIENRLKDPGGIKIGGVPIDISKIKTPSYFLATEDDHIVLWKSSFKGALLFAGRVRFVLGGSGHVAGVVNPPVKNKYGYRAADLEFDSPVNWVKNAGKKEGSWWLDWHDWNIEFAGEEVAKRIPGKGNFKEIEKAPGSYALRRVDTKVKCKETCTCSKPSRNGITQIKPSIK from the coding sequence ATGGAAAAAGAAATAGCATCATCAGGATTTGATTTGGATAGAATTTATGATCTTATGATCAAATTTACCAGTAAGCAGAAAAGTTATGTAGATGCTCTTTCAAAAAATAAAGTAAAAAGTGAGCTTCCTGCACCTGGGGTTATGTTTGATTTTTTTGAAGTATTTCAAAAAATGGCACTAAATCCCGGCAATCTTTTAAATCTAAGTTTTAAAATGATGAAAGATTATAATGAAGTTTCATCATCTATTGTAGGAAACTTATTGGATCCTCAGGAAAAAGAAGAAAAACAGGAAAAAGATAAAAGATTTTCAGGAGAAGAGTGGAATAAAACTCCATTTTTTCAGTTTATGAAAGATTTGTACCTTTTAAACGTGAAAACCTTAAGTGAAGCTGTTTCAAATGTTGAAGGTATTGAGGCTGTTAAAAAGAAAAGAGTTGAGTTTTATACAAAGCAGTTTCTTGAAGCTGTTTCACCTTCCAATTTTCTTGCCACTAACCCGGAACTGTTAAAATATACCTTTGATCATAAAGGTGAAAATATTTTTGAGGGCATTGATAATTTTTTAGATGATGTAAACTGTGAAGATGGAAGTCTTAATATTAGAATTTCAGATGATACAGCATTTATGCTTGGAGAAAATATTGCACTGAGTAAAGGAAGTGTTGTTTATCAAAATGATATTCTTCAGCTTATTCAGTATTCCCCAACTACGGATAAAGTTTTTAAGATTCCTGTTTTAATTTCTCCTCCTTTTATAAATAAATATTATATTCTTGATATTAATGAAAAAATTTCCATGGTCAAATGGCTGGTGGATCAGGGTTACACTGTTTTTGTAATTTCATGGGTAAATCCATCAACAGAGCATGCTTCAAAAAGATATGAAGATTATGTGCTTGAAGGTCATATTGAAGTTCTTGATGTGATTGAAAAAATAACAAAAGTTAAAAAGATCTCAGCTATTGGATATTGTACTGGTGGAACAATTCTTGCCACAACAGCCGCATATCTTGAGTCAAAAAAGCAACAAAGGTTTGCATCCCTTACTTATATGGCAACATTGATAGATTTTTCCGAACCAGGAGAAATTGGGAATTTTCTTGATCAATCTCAGGTAAAAAAAATAACCGAGGATATTAAAAAAGTAGGATATCTTGACGGAAGGCATCTTGCCAAGACATTTAATATGTTGAAACCAAGTGATCTTATATGGTCCTATGCTGTTAACAGTTATATAAAGGGACGGGATCCTGTTCCTTTTGATATTTTGTACTGGAATTCCGACTCTACAAATCTTCCTGCCGGAATGTATGCTTTTTACCTTCAGAATATGTATATTGAAAACAGGCTTAAGGATCCCGGTGGAATAAAAATAGGTGGCGTTCCAATTGATATTTCAAAAATAAAAACGCCTTCATATTTTCTTGCAACTGAAGATGATCATATAGTTTTGTGGAAATCTTCATTTAAAGGAGCTCTTCTTTTTGCAGGAAGAGTGAGGTTTGTTCTTGGTGGTTCGGGCCATGTTGCAGGAGTTGTTAATCCTCCTGTGAAAAATAAGTACGGCTACAGGGCTGCAGATCTTGAATTTGATTCTCCTGTAAACTGGGTCAAAAATGCTGGAAAAAAGGAAGGTTCATGGTGGCTTGACTGGCATGATTGGAACATTGAGTTTGCAGGTGAAGAGGTTGCAAAAAGAATACCCGGCAAAGGTAATTTTAAGGAAATTGAAAAGGCACCCGGAAGTTATGCACTCAGAAGAGTTGACACCAAGGTCAAATGCAAGGAAACCTGTACCTGTAGTAAGCCTTCGCGCAATGGAATTACTCAGATCAAGCCTTCAATTAAATAA